The following are from one region of the Streptomyces tuirus genome:
- a CDS encoding enoyl-CoA hydratase family protein, whose translation MTLIARTRTRAVETLSLDAPHNRNALSAALVGELAGALTDAGKDPGVRAIVLTHTGNTFSAGADLKDPPPPEALVAVLRQIIELPKPVVARVTGHVRAGGLGLLAACDIAAAATDATFAFTEVRIGVAPAVISLPLLPRTNPRALARHCLTGERFDAAQAQATGLVTTCADDVDTALEPILDGLRKSAPDALAETKRLLTARVLEAFDRDAADLTALSARLFSSPQAREGMTAFLERRDPAWVV comes from the coding sequence ATGACGCTGATCGCCCGTACCCGCACGCGTGCCGTGGAGACCCTGTCCCTCGACGCGCCGCACAACCGCAACGCCCTGTCGGCGGCCCTCGTCGGCGAACTGGCCGGCGCGCTCACCGACGCCGGGAAGGACCCCGGCGTCCGCGCGATCGTCCTGACCCACACCGGCAACACGTTCAGCGCGGGCGCCGACCTCAAGGACCCGCCGCCGCCCGAGGCGCTGGTCGCCGTGCTGCGGCAGATCATCGAGCTGCCCAAGCCGGTCGTCGCCCGGGTCACCGGCCACGTCCGCGCGGGCGGCCTCGGCCTCCTGGCCGCCTGCGACATCGCGGCCGCAGCCACGGACGCCACCTTCGCCTTCACGGAGGTCCGCATCGGCGTCGCCCCCGCGGTCATCTCCCTCCCCCTCCTGCCCCGCACGAACCCGCGCGCCCTGGCCCGCCACTGCCTCACCGGCGAGCGCTTCGACGCGGCGCAAGCGCAGGCGACAGGCCTGGTCACCACCTGTGCGGACGACGTCGACACGGCCCTGGAGCCCATCCTGGACGGTCTGCGCAAGTCCGCCCCCGACGCCCTGGCCGAGACGAAACGGCTGCTCACGGCTAGGGTGCTGGAAGCCTTCGACCGGGACGCCGCCGACCTGACCGCGCTCTCGGCCCGGCTGTTCTCCTCCCCGCAGGCCCGCGAGGGGATGACGGCCTTCCTCGAACGACGGGATCCGGCATGGGTGGTGTGA
- a CDS encoding 4-coumarate--CoA ligase family protein has protein sequence MFRSEYADVPPVDLPIHDAVLARAAEFGDTPALIDGTDGTTLSYEQVDRFHRRVAAALAEAGVRKGDVLALHSPNTIAFPTAFYAATRAGATVTTVHPLATADEFAKQLRDSGARWIVSVSPLLDVARRAAELAGGIREIFVCDSASGHRSLIDMLASAAPEPRIAIDPAEDVAALPYSSGTTGIPKGVMLTHRQIATNLAQLHPAVPAGPGERVLAVLPFFHIYGLTALMNAPLRQGATVVVLPRFDLEQFLAAIQNHRITALYVAPPIVLALAKHPAVAQYDLSSLRYIISAAAPLDARLAAACSKRLGLPPVGQAYGMTELSPGTHVVPLDAMNDAPPGTVGKLIAGTEMRIVSLDDPGKDLPAGASGEILIRGPQIMKGYLGRPDATTAMIDPDGWLHTGDVGHVDGEGWLFVVDRVKELIKYKGFQVAPAELEALLLTHPGIADAAVIGRYDADGNEVPHAYVVRQPSAGELTEAEIMMYVAERVAPYKRIRRVTFIVGVPRAASGKILRRQLRESA, from the coding sequence ATGTTCCGCAGCGAGTACGCAGACGTCCCGCCCGTCGACCTGCCCATCCACGACGCGGTGCTGGCCCGGGCCGCCGAGTTCGGCGACACCCCCGCCCTGATCGACGGCACCGACGGCACCACCCTCTCGTACGAGCAGGTGGACCGGTTCCACCGGCGCGTCGCCGCCGCGCTCGCCGAGGCCGGTGTCCGCAAGGGCGACGTCCTCGCCCTGCACAGCCCCAACACCATCGCCTTCCCGACCGCCTTCTACGCCGCGACGCGCGCGGGTGCCACCGTCACCACCGTGCACCCGCTCGCCACGGCCGACGAGTTCGCCAAGCAACTGCGGGACTCCGGAGCCCGCTGGATCGTCTCCGTGTCACCGCTGCTGGACGTCGCCCGCCGGGCCGCCGAACTCGCGGGCGGCATACGCGAGATATTCGTGTGCGACAGCGCGAGCGGACACCGCTCCCTGATCGACATGCTGGCCTCCGCCGCGCCCGAGCCGCGGATCGCCATCGACCCGGCCGAGGACGTCGCGGCACTGCCGTACTCCTCCGGGACCACCGGCATCCCCAAGGGCGTGATGCTCACGCACCGGCAGATCGCCACCAACCTCGCCCAGCTCCACCCGGCGGTCCCCGCCGGCCCGGGAGAGCGCGTCCTGGCGGTCCTCCCCTTCTTCCACATCTACGGCCTCACGGCCCTGATGAACGCGCCTCTGCGGCAGGGCGCCACCGTCGTCGTCCTGCCCCGCTTCGATCTGGAGCAGTTCCTCGCGGCCATCCAGAACCACCGCATCACGGCCCTGTACGTGGCCCCGCCGATCGTCCTGGCCCTCGCCAAGCACCCGGCCGTCGCCCAGTACGACCTGTCGTCCCTGCGGTACATCATCAGCGCCGCCGCACCCCTGGACGCCCGCCTCGCCGCCGCCTGCTCCAAGCGCCTCGGCCTGCCGCCCGTCGGCCAGGCCTACGGCATGACCGAACTCTCGCCCGGCACCCACGTCGTCCCCCTGGACGCCATGAACGACGCCCCGCCCGGCACCGTCGGCAAGCTCATCGCGGGCACCGAGATGCGCATCGTCTCCCTCGACGACCCCGGCAAGGACCTCCCCGCCGGCGCATCCGGCGAGATCCTCATCCGCGGCCCCCAGATCATGAAGGGCTACCTCGGCCGCCCCGACGCCACCACCGCCATGATCGACCCCGACGGCTGGCTGCACACCGGCGACGTGGGCCATGTGGACGGCGAAGGCTGGCTGTTCGTCGTCGACCGCGTCAAGGAACTCATCAAGTACAAGGGCTTCCAGGTGGCCCCCGCCGAGCTGGAGGCCCTGCTCCTGACCCACCCGGGCATCGCCGACGCCGCCGTCATCGGCCGGTACGACGCCGACGGCAACGAGGTCCCGCACGCCTACGTCGTCCGCCAGCCGTCCGCCGGGGAGCTCACCGAGGCGGAGATCATGATGTACGTCGCCGAGCGCGTGGCCCCCTACAAGCGGATCCGCCGCGTCACCTTCATCGTCGGCGTCCCCCGCGCGGCCTCCGGCAAGATCCTCCGCCGACAGCTCAGGGAGAGCGCATGA
- a CDS encoding acyl-CoA dehydrogenase family protein gives METEDHKALREAVSALGKRHGRETDPLQLWSDAAKLGYIGVNLPEAYGGGGGGITELSLVLEELGAAGSPLLMMIVSPAICGTVIARFGTEQQKQQWLPALADGSRLMAFGITEPDAGSNSHRITTTARRDQDSGDWLLTGRKVFVSGVDIADATLIVGRTEDARTGRLKPCLFIVPRDTPGFTRRPIDMELNAAEKQFELVLDDVRLPADALVGDEDAGLLQLFAGLNPERIMTAAFAIGMGRHALAKAVEYARDRTVWNTPIGAHQAIAHPLAQAHIDLELARLMMQKAAALYDAGDDIGAGEAANMAKYAAGEACVKAVDQAVHTLGGNGLTREYGLARLITAARVARIAPVSREMILNYVSHQTLGLPKSY, from the coding sequence ATGGAAACCGAAGACCACAAGGCCCTACGAGAAGCCGTATCCGCACTCGGCAAACGCCACGGCCGGGAAACCGACCCCCTCCAACTCTGGTCCGACGCAGCCAAGCTCGGCTACATCGGCGTCAACCTGCCGGAGGCATACGGCGGTGGAGGCGGCGGCATCACCGAACTCTCCCTCGTCCTCGAAGAACTCGGCGCCGCGGGCAGCCCCCTGCTGATGATGATCGTCTCCCCGGCCATCTGCGGCACGGTGATAGCGCGCTTCGGCACGGAACAACAGAAACAACAGTGGCTCCCCGCCCTCGCCGACGGCTCCCGCCTCATGGCCTTCGGCATCACCGAACCAGACGCCGGTTCCAACAGCCACCGCATCACCACCACGGCCCGCCGCGACCAGGACTCCGGCGACTGGCTCCTCACCGGCCGCAAGGTCTTCGTCTCCGGCGTGGACATCGCCGACGCGACCCTCATCGTCGGCCGTACCGAGGACGCCCGCACCGGCCGCCTCAAGCCCTGCCTGTTCATCGTCCCGCGCGACACCCCGGGTTTCACCCGCCGCCCCATCGACATGGAACTGAACGCCGCGGAGAAGCAGTTCGAGCTGGTCCTGGACGACGTACGGCTGCCCGCCGACGCCCTGGTCGGCGACGAGGACGCGGGACTCCTCCAGCTCTTCGCCGGCCTCAACCCCGAACGCATCATGACCGCCGCCTTCGCGATCGGCATGGGCCGCCACGCGCTCGCCAAGGCCGTCGAGTACGCCCGCGACCGCACGGTCTGGAACACCCCCATCGGCGCCCACCAGGCCATCGCCCACCCCCTGGCCCAGGCGCACATCGACCTCGAACTCGCCCGACTGATGATGCAGAAGGCCGCCGCCCTCTACGACGCGGGCGACGACATCGGCGCCGGAGAGGCCGCCAACATGGCGAAGTACGCGGCCGGGGAAGCCTGTGTGAAGGCCGTCGACCAGGCCGTGCACACCCTCGGCGGCAACGGCCTCACCCGCGAGTACGGCCTGGCCCGGCTCATAACGGCCGCGCGCGTGGCTCGTATTGCCCCGGTGAGCCGGGAGATGATTCTCAACTACGTCTCCCACCAGACCCTGGGCCTGCCCAAGTCGTACTGA
- a CDS encoding acetyl/propionyl/methylcrotonyl-CoA carboxylase subunit alpha, giving the protein MITSVLVANRGEIACRVVRTCRAAGIRTVAVHSDADANALHARVADTAVRLPGSAPADTYLRGDLIVKAALAAGADAVHPGYGFLSENAGFARAVRDAGLVWIGPPPEAIEAMASKTRAKELLGIEPLREVTEADLPVLVKAAGGGGGRGMRVVRHLADLDAELAAARAEAVSAFGDGEVFVEPYVEGGRHVEVQVLADTHGTVWALGTRDCSLQRRHQKVIEEAPAPGLPAALDEEVRALAVRAARAVDYVGAGTVEFLVADGRAHFLEMNTRLQVEHPVTEAVFGVDLVAEQIRVAEGHALADEPPRARGHAVEARLYAEDPAKGWAPQTGRLHRLAVPDAVRLDTGYADGDDIGVHYDPMLAKVVAHAPTRAEAIRKLAAALDRAVIHGPVTNRDLLVRSLRHPEFTAARMDTGFYDRHLPDLTEPVPDPLAPLAAALADAHGRSRFGGWRNVPSQPQTKRYLMAGEEHEARYRHGREGLEADGVRVVHADARRVILDVDGMRRTYEVARHGDQVYVNTTTLTALPRFPDPTPQHAPGSLLAPMPGTVVRVVDGLAVGTAVKEGDPLLWLEAMKMQHKIIAPVTGTLTELCVVPGQQVEPGALLAVVKQAP; this is encoded by the coding sequence ATGATCACTTCAGTACTTGTCGCGAACCGGGGCGAGATCGCCTGCCGTGTCGTCCGCACCTGCCGTGCGGCGGGAATCCGGACGGTCGCCGTGCACTCGGACGCCGACGCGAACGCCCTGCACGCGCGCGTGGCCGACACCGCCGTACGGCTGCCGGGATCGGCGCCCGCCGACACCTATCTGCGCGGCGACCTGATCGTGAAGGCCGCCCTCGCCGCCGGCGCGGACGCCGTACACCCCGGCTACGGCTTCCTCTCCGAGAACGCCGGGTTCGCGCGGGCCGTCCGGGACGCCGGCCTGGTGTGGATCGGGCCGCCCCCGGAGGCGATCGAGGCGATGGCGTCCAAGACGCGCGCCAAGGAGCTGCTGGGCATCGAGCCCCTGCGGGAGGTCACCGAGGCCGATCTGCCGGTGCTGGTGAAGGCGGCGGGGGGCGGCGGCGGCCGCGGCATGCGCGTCGTACGGCACCTCGCCGACCTGGACGCCGAGTTGGCCGCCGCCCGGGCCGAGGCCGTGAGCGCCTTCGGCGACGGCGAGGTGTTCGTCGAGCCGTACGTGGAGGGCGGCCGGCACGTCGAGGTGCAGGTGCTCGCCGACACGCACGGCACCGTGTGGGCGCTCGGCACCCGCGACTGCTCCCTCCAGCGCCGTCACCAGAAGGTGATCGAGGAGGCCCCGGCGCCCGGACTGCCCGCCGCCCTCGACGAGGAGGTCCGCGCCCTCGCCGTACGCGCCGCCCGGGCCGTGGACTACGTGGGCGCCGGCACAGTCGAGTTCCTCGTCGCCGACGGCAGGGCGCACTTCCTGGAGATGAACACCCGCCTCCAGGTGGAACACCCCGTGACGGAGGCGGTGTTCGGAGTCGATCTCGTCGCCGAGCAGATCCGCGTCGCGGAGGGTCACGCCCTCGCGGACGAACCCCCACGCGCGCGGGGCCACGCCGTCGAGGCCCGCCTCTACGCCGAGGACCCGGCCAAGGGCTGGGCACCGCAGACCGGCCGACTGCACCGCCTCGCGGTCCCCGACGCCGTGCGCCTGGACACCGGTTACGCGGACGGCGACGACATCGGCGTCCACTACGACCCCATGCTCGCCAAGGTCGTCGCCCACGCCCCCACCCGCGCCGAGGCGATCCGCAAGCTGGCCGCCGCCCTCGACCGCGCGGTGATCCACGGCCCCGTCACCAACCGCGACCTCCTGGTCCGCTCCCTGCGTCACCCCGAGTTCACCGCGGCCCGCATGGACACCGGCTTCTACGACCGCCACCTGCCGGACCTCACCGAGCCGGTCCCCGACCCGCTCGCGCCCCTGGCCGCCGCCCTCGCCGACGCCCACGGCCGCTCCCGCTTCGGCGGCTGGCGCAACGTTCCCTCCCAGCCGCAGACCAAGCGGTACCTGATGGCGGGCGAGGAGCACGAGGCCCGCTACCGGCACGGCAGGGAAGGCCTGGAGGCGGACGGGGTGCGGGTGGTGCACGCCGACGCGCGGCGCGTGATCCTCGACGTGGACGGGATGCGGCGGACGTACGAGGTGGCCCGCCACGGCGACCAGGTCTACGTCAACACCACGACCCTGACCGCCCTGCCCCGCTTCCCCGACCCCACCCCCCAGCACGCCCCCGGCTCCCTCCTGGCCCCCATGCCGGGCACGGTGGTCCGAGTGGTGGACGGCCTAGCCGTAGGGACGGCCGTGAAGGAGGGAGACCCCCTCCTCTGGCTGGAGGCGATGAAGATGCAGCACAAGATCATCGCCCCGGTGACGGGAACGCTGACCGAGCTGTGCGTTGTACCAGGCCAACAGGTCGAGCCGGGCGCGCTCTTGGCAGTGGTGAAGCAAGCCCCGTAA
- a CDS encoding acyl-CoA carboxylase subunit beta gives MTVLTSALDPAGPDHRANREEMLAKLAALDAEHAKALAGGGEKYVARHRKRGKLLARERIELLLDPDTPFLELSPLAAWGSDHTVGASLVTGIGVVEGVECLITANDPTVRGGASNPWSLKKALRANDIALANRLPCISLVESGGADLPSQKEIFIPGGAIFRDLTRLSAAGIPTVAVVFGNSTAGGAYIPGMSDHVIMVKERAKVFLGGPPLVKMATGEESDDESLGGAEMHARVSGLADYFAVDEPDALRQARRVVARLNHRKAYGDPGPAEPPKYDPEELLGIVPGDLKSPFDPREVIARIVDASDFDEFKPLYGTSLTTGWAALHGYPVGILANARGVLFSEESQKAAQFIQLANQRDIPLLFLHNTTGYMVGREYEQGGIIKHGAMMINAVSNSRVPHLSVLMGASYGAGHYGMCGRAYDPRFLFAWPSAKSAVMGPQQLAGVLSIVARQSAAAKGQPYDDEADAALRAMVEQQIESESLPMFLSGRLYDDGVIDPRDTRTVLGLCLSAIHTAPYEGARGGFGVFRM, from the coding sequence TTGACCGTCCTGACCTCCGCGCTCGACCCCGCCGGCCCCGACCACCGGGCCAACCGCGAGGAGATGCTCGCCAAGCTCGCCGCACTCGACGCCGAGCACGCCAAGGCCCTCGCGGGGGGCGGCGAGAAGTACGTCGCACGGCACCGGAAGCGCGGCAAGCTCCTCGCCCGTGAGCGTATCGAGCTGCTCCTCGACCCCGACACACCCTTCCTGGAGCTGTCCCCGCTGGCGGCCTGGGGCAGCGACCACACCGTCGGCGCGTCGCTCGTCACCGGGATCGGGGTGGTGGAGGGCGTGGAGTGCCTGATCACCGCCAACGACCCGACCGTGCGCGGCGGAGCGAGCAACCCCTGGTCGCTGAAGAAGGCCCTGCGCGCCAACGACATCGCCCTCGCCAACCGGCTGCCCTGCATCAGCCTGGTGGAGTCCGGCGGCGCCGACCTGCCGTCGCAGAAGGAGATCTTCATCCCCGGCGGCGCCATCTTCCGCGACCTCACCCGGCTGTCCGCCGCCGGGATCCCGACCGTCGCGGTCGTCTTCGGCAACTCCACCGCCGGCGGCGCCTACATCCCCGGCATGTCCGACCACGTGATCATGGTCAAGGAGCGGGCGAAGGTGTTCCTCGGCGGCCCGCCGCTGGTGAAGATGGCGACCGGGGAGGAGAGCGACGACGAGTCCCTGGGCGGCGCCGAGATGCACGCCCGCGTCTCGGGCCTCGCCGACTACTTCGCCGTCGACGAGCCGGACGCGCTCCGGCAGGCCCGCCGCGTGGTCGCCCGCCTCAACCACCGCAAGGCGTACGGGGATCCAGGCCCCGCCGAGCCGCCCAAGTACGACCCGGAGGAGCTGCTGGGCATCGTCCCCGGCGACCTCAAGAGCCCCTTCGACCCGCGCGAGGTCATCGCCCGGATCGTCGACGCCTCCGACTTCGACGAGTTCAAGCCGCTGTACGGGACGAGCCTGACCACCGGCTGGGCCGCCCTGCACGGCTACCCCGTCGGCATCCTTGCCAACGCCCGGGGCGTCCTGTTCAGCGAGGAGTCGCAGAAGGCCGCCCAGTTCATCCAGCTCGCCAACCAGCGCGACATCCCCCTGCTCTTCCTGCACAACACCACCGGCTACATGGTCGGCCGGGAGTACGAGCAGGGCGGCATCATCAAACACGGGGCGATGATGATCAACGCGGTCAGCAACAGCCGCGTTCCCCATCTCTCGGTCCTCATGGGGGCGTCGTACGGCGCCGGCCACTACGGCATGTGCGGCCGCGCCTACGACCCCCGCTTCCTCTTCGCCTGGCCCAGTGCCAAGTCCGCCGTCATGGGGCCGCAGCAGCTCGCCGGCGTGCTGTCGATCGTCGCCCGCCAGTCGGCCGCAGCCAAGGGGCAGCCCTACGACGACGAGGCGGACGCCGCGCTGCGCGCCATGGTGGAGCAGCAGATCGAGTCCGAGTCGCTGCCGATGTTCCTGTCCGGGCGGCTCTACGACGACGGCGTCATCGACCCGCGCGACACCCGCACCGTCCTCGGCCTGTGCCTGTCCGCGATCCACACCGCCCCCTACGAGGGCGCCCGCGGCGGCTTCGGCGTCTTCCGGATGTGA
- a CDS encoding acyclic terpene utilization AtuA family protein, producing MTLRIGNASGFYGDRFDAMREMLTGGELDVLTGDYLAELTMLILGRDRLKDPAAGYARTFLRQLEECLGLAHERGVRIVTNAGGLNPAGLADAVGRLADRLGIPVRVAHVAGDDLTAAHPGSLAAHAYLGGFGITECLRAGADVVVTGRVTDAALVTGPAAAHFGWSATEYDRLAGAVVAGHVLECGAQATGGNYAFFRDGDARRPGFPLAELHEDGSCVITKHPGTGGFVDVGTVTAQLLYETAGARYAGPDVTARLDTVRLSQDGPDRVRIEGVRGEAPPPTLKVGLNRLGGFRNEVVFVLTGLDIEAKAALVRDQMEPALGKVADVRWELARTDRPDAPTEETASALLRLVVRDPDQGAVGRALSGAAVELALASYPGFHVLAPPGKGSPYGVFEDVYVPHGGVDHVAVLHDGRRIPVPPAHDTAVLEAVPQPPLPEPPAPGPTRRAPLGLVAGARSGDKGGNANVGVWARTDDAWRWLAHELTADRFRELIPESRELTVVRHALPNLRALNFVVEGILGAGVAAQHRFDPQAKALGEWLRSRHLEIPEALL from the coding sequence GTGACCCTCCGCATCGGCAACGCCTCCGGCTTCTACGGCGACCGCTTCGACGCGATGCGCGAGATGCTGACCGGCGGCGAACTCGACGTCCTCACCGGCGACTACCTCGCCGAACTGACCATGCTGATCCTCGGCCGGGACCGCCTGAAGGACCCCGCCGCCGGATACGCGCGCACCTTCCTGCGGCAGTTGGAGGAGTGCCTCGGGCTCGCGCACGAGCGGGGCGTCAGGATCGTCACCAACGCGGGCGGGCTCAACCCGGCCGGACTGGCGGACGCCGTAGGGCGGTTGGCCGACCGGCTGGGCATCCCCGTACGCGTCGCCCATGTGGCGGGAGACGACCTCACCGCCGCGCACCCGGGCTCCCTCGCCGCCCATGCCTACCTCGGCGGCTTCGGCATCACAGAGTGCCTGCGGGCGGGCGCCGACGTCGTCGTCACTGGGCGGGTGACGGACGCGGCCCTGGTCACCGGGCCCGCCGCCGCCCACTTCGGGTGGAGCGCGACGGAGTACGACCGGCTCGCGGGCGCCGTGGTCGCCGGGCACGTCCTGGAGTGCGGGGCGCAGGCCACCGGCGGCAACTACGCCTTCTTCCGGGACGGCGACGCCCGCCGCCCCGGCTTCCCGCTCGCCGAGCTGCACGAGGACGGCAGCTGCGTCATCACCAAGCACCCCGGCACCGGCGGCTTCGTCGACGTCGGCACGGTCACCGCGCAGCTGCTGTACGAGACGGCCGGTGCCCGGTACGCGGGGCCGGACGTCACCGCCCGGCTGGACACCGTACGGCTGAGCCAGGACGGGCCCGACCGGGTGCGGATCGAGGGCGTGCGCGGGGAGGCGCCGCCGCCCACCCTCAAGGTCGGGCTCAACCGGCTCGGCGGCTTCCGCAACGAGGTCGTGTTCGTGCTCACCGGACTCGACATCGAAGCCAAGGCCGCCCTGGTGCGCGACCAGATGGAACCGGCCCTCGGCAAGGTCGCCGACGTGCGCTGGGAGCTGGCCCGCACCGACCGCCCCGACGCCCCGACCGAGGAGACGGCGAGCGCGCTGCTGCGGCTCGTCGTACGGGACCCCGACCAGGGGGCCGTCGGGCGGGCGCTGAGCGGGGCGGCCGTGGAGCTGGCGCTGGCCAGTTACCCCGGGTTCCATGTGCTGGCCCCACCCGGAAAGGGCTCGCCCTATGGGGTCTTCGAGGATGTGTATGTGCCCCATGGGGGAGTCGACCATGTGGCCGTCCTCCACGACGGGCGCCGGATCCCCGTGCCACCGGCCCACGACACGGCCGTACTCGAGGCGGTGCCGCAGCCGCCCCTGCCGGAGCCGCCGGCGCCCGGGCCCACCCGGCGCGCCCCCCTCGGGCTCGTCGCCGGTGCCCGCAGCGGGGACAAGGGCGGCAACGCCAACGTCGGCGTGTGGGCGCGCACGGACGACGCCTGGCGGTGGCTCGCGCACGAACTGACCGCCGACCGGTTCCGGGAGCTGATCCCCGAAAGCCGCGAACTGACCGTCGTACGGCACGCGCTGCCGAACCTGCGCGCCCTCAACTTCGTCGTCGAGGGCATCCTCGGCGCCGGCGTCGCCGCGCAGCACCGCTTCGATCCGCAGGCCAAAGCCCTCGGCGAATGGCTGCGCTCCCGCCACCTGGAGATACCGGAGGCCCTCCTTTGA
- a CDS encoding TIGR03084 family metal-binding protein, protein MSDPTSVIDDLREESEELDRLVAGLAPQRWSLATPAPGWSVAHQIAHLAWTDRSSLLALTDPDGFHTLVEKALAAPGSFVDEGAEEGARLPPGELLARWRGGRAALEEALRAAPPGARFPWYGPPMSAPSMATARLMETWAHGQDVADALGVVSPPTDRLRHVAWLGVRTRDFAFGVHGLTPPADPFRVELRAPSGDLWTYGPEDATQRLTGTALDFCLLVTQRAHRTDLALRADGPDADRWLDIAQAFAGPPGGGRPPKESAS, encoded by the coding sequence GTGTCCGATCCGACGTCCGTGATCGACGATCTGCGCGAGGAGAGCGAGGAACTCGACCGCCTCGTGGCCGGGTTGGCCCCGCAACGCTGGTCGCTCGCGACCCCCGCGCCCGGCTGGTCCGTGGCCCATCAGATCGCCCATCTCGCCTGGACGGACCGCTCGTCCCTGCTCGCCCTCACGGACCCCGACGGCTTCCACACGCTGGTCGAGAAGGCCCTCGCCGCGCCCGGCTCCTTCGTCGACGAGGGCGCCGAGGAGGGCGCGCGACTCCCGCCCGGCGAGCTGCTCGCCCGGTGGCGCGGGGGCCGAGCGGCACTGGAGGAGGCCCTGCGGGCCGCTCCGCCCGGGGCGCGCTTCCCCTGGTACGGCCCGCCCATGTCGGCCCCCTCCATGGCGACGGCCCGCCTGATGGAGACCTGGGCCCACGGGCAGGACGTGGCCGACGCCCTGGGTGTGGTGAGCCCACCCACCGACCGGCTGCGCCATGTGGCCTGGCTCGGCGTACGGACCCGTGACTTCGCCTTCGGCGTGCACGGCCTCACCCCGCCCGCCGACCCCTTCCGCGTCGAACTGCGCGCCCCCTCGGGCGACCTGTGGACCTACGGACCCGAGGACGCCACGCAGCGCCTCACCGGGACCGCCCTCGACTTCTGTCTGCTGGTCACCCAGCGCGCCCACCGCACCGACCTCGCCCTGCGCGCCGACGGCCCCGACGCCGACCGCTGGCTGGACATCGCCCAGGCCTTCGCCGGACCGCCGGGGGGCGGACGCCCGCCGAAGGAGTCCGCCTCGTGA
- a CDS encoding EamA family transporter yields the protein MTTPDSVTTPQPATAAAPDGTAPGSGPGRLGSLGPVGLVLAGGISVQFGGALAVTLMPRAGALGVVALRLLVAAVVLLLVCRPRLRGHSRTDWGTVVVFGITMAAMNGLFYQAVARIPLGPAVTLEVLGPLALSVFASRRAINVVWAALALAGVFLLGGGGFSGLDPTGAAFALGAGAMWAAYIVFSARTGRRFPQADGLALAMAVGAVLFLPLGIAESGTKLLDPVTLGLGAAVALLSSVLPYTLELLALRRLPASTFAILMSLEPAIAATAGFLILDQALSAAEAAAIALVVAASMGAVRTQVGRGRKKQAALESTGLEG from the coding sequence GTGACCACCCCCGACAGCGTCACCACGCCCCAGCCCGCGACCGCCGCCGCCCCCGACGGCACCGCGCCGGGCTCCGGCCCGGGCCGGCTCGGCTCCCTCGGACCCGTGGGCCTGGTGCTGGCCGGCGGGATCTCCGTGCAGTTCGGCGGCGCCCTGGCCGTGACGCTGATGCCCAGGGCGGGCGCCCTCGGGGTGGTGGCCCTGCGACTGCTGGTCGCGGCCGTCGTCCTGCTCCTGGTCTGCCGCCCGCGGCTGCGCGGCCACTCGCGCACCGACTGGGGCACGGTCGTCGTCTTCGGCATCACCATGGCCGCGATGAACGGCCTCTTCTACCAGGCCGTCGCGCGCATCCCGCTGGGCCCCGCGGTCACGCTGGAGGTGCTCGGCCCCCTCGCCCTCTCGGTCTTCGCCTCCCGCCGCGCGATCAACGTCGTCTGGGCGGCGCTCGCCCTCGCCGGTGTGTTCCTCCTCGGCGGGGGAGGCTTCAGCGGGCTCGACCCCACAGGAGCGGCCTTCGCTCTGGGTGCGGGCGCCATGTGGGCCGCCTACATCGTCTTCAGCGCCCGTACGGGCCGCCGCTTCCCGCAGGCGGACGGGCTGGCCCTGGCCATGGCGGTGGGAGCGGTGCTGTTCCTGCCCCTGGGCATCGCCGAGTCGGGGACCAAGCTGCTCGACCCGGTGACGCTGGGCCTGGGCGCGGCGGTCGCCCTGCTCTCCTCGGTGCTGCCCTACACCCTCGAACTCCTCGCCCTGCGCCGCCTGCCCGCCTCCACCTTCGCGATCCTGATGAGCCTCGAACCGGCCATCGCCGCCACGGCCGGGTTCCTCATCCTCGACCAGGCCCTCAGCGCCGCCGAGGCCGCCGCCATCGCCCTCGTCGTCGCGGCGAGCATGGGCGCGGTGCGCACCCAGGTGGGCCGGGGCCGCAAGAAGCAGGCGGCACTGGAGAGCACGGGCCTGGAGGGCTGA